One Camelus ferus isolate YT-003-E chromosome 21, BCGSAC_Cfer_1.0, whole genome shotgun sequence genomic region harbors:
- the LOC106728996 gene encoding SLAM family member 6-like isoform X1, with the protein MVLLYPESLIMANQLSPASMKPAQLLLLLLFQSQVSQTSSTPQIVNGALGESVMLPLKFSAEKRIMSIIWLHNGISIAFTQLEGQSSLTYITDPKWKNRLSVTDSYSLQISNLTMADAGSYSTHITTMTSSVVSTYDLRIFKRLPRPQVQVDSLSCEHSTCIVTLRCSVEEGGENIIYEWTKTGPRTVLTQEGSVLSDSCNWNYTCTATNPVSNSTSSLNLVQQLCAGSKATTGNFSPVTWILLGKGLLLVSWGF; encoded by the exons GGCAAACCAGCTCAGTCCTGCCAGCATGAAACCtgctcagctcctcctcctgctgcttttCCAGTCTCAAG TTTCACAAACCAGCTCAACCCCACAAATTGTGAATGGGGCTCTGGGGGAGTCAGTAATGCTTCCCCTGAAGTTTTCTGCAGAGAAGAGGATCATGTCTATCATCTGGCTTCACAACGGAATATCTATCGCCTTCACACAGTTAGAAGGACAAAGTTCACTGACATATATAACTGATCCAAAATGGAAAAATCGATTGAGTGTCACTGACTCCTACTCCTTGCAAATCAGCAACCTGACAATGGCAGACGCAGGATCTTACAGCACCCACATAACCACAATGACCTCTTCAGTGGTGTCCACTTATGATCTGAGGATTTTCA AGAGACTGCCAAGGCCTCAAGTTCAAGTGGATTCCCTCTCCTGTGAGCACAGCACCTGTATTGTCACCTTGAGGTGttctgtggaggaaggaggagagaacatCATATATGAGTGGACAAAAACAGGACCAAGGACTGTTCTGACCCAGGAAGGATCAGTCCTCAGTGACTCCTGTAATTGGAACTACACCTGCACAGCTACGAACCCTGTTAGCAACAGCACATCCAGCCTCAACCTTGTTCAGCAGCTTTGTGCAG GTTCCAAGGCAACTACAGGCAATTTCTCACCAGTGACATGGATTCTCCTCGGGAAGGGGCTTCTCCTTGTATCCTGGGGGTTCTAG
- the LOC106728996 gene encoding SLAM family member 6-like isoform X2, translating into MKPAQLLLLLLFQSQVSQTSSTPQIVNGALGESVMLPLKFSAEKRIMSIIWLHNGISIAFTQLEGQSSLTYITDPKWKNRLSVTDSYSLQISNLTMADAGSYSTHITTMTSSVVSTYDLRIFKRLPRPQVQVDSLSCEHSTCIVTLRCSVEEGGENIIYEWTKTGPRTVLTQEGSVLSDSCNWNYTCTATNPVSNSTSSLNLVQQLCAGSKATTGNFSPVTWILLGKGLLLVSWGF; encoded by the exons ATGAAACCtgctcagctcctcctcctgctgcttttCCAGTCTCAAG TTTCACAAACCAGCTCAACCCCACAAATTGTGAATGGGGCTCTGGGGGAGTCAGTAATGCTTCCCCTGAAGTTTTCTGCAGAGAAGAGGATCATGTCTATCATCTGGCTTCACAACGGAATATCTATCGCCTTCACACAGTTAGAAGGACAAAGTTCACTGACATATATAACTGATCCAAAATGGAAAAATCGATTGAGTGTCACTGACTCCTACTCCTTGCAAATCAGCAACCTGACAATGGCAGACGCAGGATCTTACAGCACCCACATAACCACAATGACCTCTTCAGTGGTGTCCACTTATGATCTGAGGATTTTCA AGAGACTGCCAAGGCCTCAAGTTCAAGTGGATTCCCTCTCCTGTGAGCACAGCACCTGTATTGTCACCTTGAGGTGttctgtggaggaaggaggagagaacatCATATATGAGTGGACAAAAACAGGACCAAGGACTGTTCTGACCCAGGAAGGATCAGTCCTCAGTGACTCCTGTAATTGGAACTACACCTGCACAGCTACGAACCCTGTTAGCAACAGCACATCCAGCCTCAACCTTGTTCAGCAGCTTTGTGCAG GTTCCAAGGCAACTACAGGCAATTTCTCACCAGTGACATGGATTCTCCTCGGGAAGGGGCTTCTCCTTGTATCCTGGGGGTTCTAG